In Numenius arquata chromosome 3, bNumArq3.hap1.1, whole genome shotgun sequence, one genomic interval encodes:
- the ERCC3 gene encoding general transcription and DNA repair factor IIH helicase/translocase subunit XPB: protein MGRKEREKKKSKKRHHDEDEEDEDEGPGKESQEAVPSAAGKQVEDSGTKLDEYGAKDYRHQMPLKADHPSRPLWVAPDGHIFLEAFSPVYKYAQDFLVAIAEPVCRPTHIHEYKLTAYSLYAAVSVGLQTSDITEYLQKLSKTGVPDGIIQFIKLCTVSYGKVKLVLKHNRYFVESTHPDVIQQLLQDHVIKDCRLRNAEGEETELITETFTSKSVISKSSEGGSGPSTSQATDAQNKPDVPADLYEFYEQMDKDEEEEEETQTVSFEVKQEMIEELQKRCIHLEYPLLAEYDFRNDSVNPDINIDLKPTAVLRPYQEKSLRKMFGNGRARSGVIVLPCGAGKSLVGVTAACTVRKRCLVLGNSAVSVEQWKAQFKMWSTIDDSQICRFTSDAKDKPIGCSIAISTYSMLGHTTKRSWEAERVMEWLKSQEWGLMILDEVHTIPAKMFRRVLTIVQAHCKLGLTATLVREDDKIVDLNFLIGPKLYEANWMELQNSGYIAKVQCAEVWCPMSPEFYREYVAIKTKKRILLYTMNPNKFRACQFLIKFHERRNDKIIVFADNVFALKEYAVRLGKPYIYGPTAQGERMQILQNFKHNPKINTIFISKVGDTSFDLPEANVLIQISSHGGSRRQEAQRLGRVLRAKKGMVAEEYNAFFYSLVSQDTQEMAYSTKRQRFLVDQGYSFKVITKLAGMEEEELSFSTKEEQQQLLQKVLQATDLDAEEEVVAGEYGSKSAQVSRRTGTMSSMSGADDTVYMEYHSSRSKASANKHIHPLFKRFRK from the exons gCTCCCGATGGCCATATTTTTCTGGAAGCCTTTTCTCCAGTTTACAAATATGCACAGGATTTTTTGGTTGCCATTGCTGAGCCTGTGTGCAGACCGACCCACATTCATGAGTACAAGCTGACGGCTTACTCCCTCTACGCTGCTGTTAGTGTTGGCTTACAAACGAGCGACATCACAGAGTATTTACAAAAACTGAGCAAGACTGGTGTCCCAGATGGAATAATTCAGTTTATCAAG CTTTGTACCGTCAGCTATGGGAAGGTGAAGCTGGTACTGAAACATAACAG GTATTTTGTGGAAAGTACCCACCCTGATGTcattcagcagcttctgcaagaCCATGTGATCAAAGACTGTCGCCTGCGAAATGCTGAGGGTGAAGAAACAGAGCTCATTACAGAGACATTCACAAGTAAATCCGTG ATTTCCAAATCCAGCGAAGGTGGCTCTGGTCCATCAACGTCACAGGCAACAGATGCTCAGAATAAGCCAGACGTCCCAGCTGACTTGTATGAGTTTTATGAACAGATGGAcaaagatgaggaggaggaggaggaaacgcAGACAGTGTCTTTTGAAGTCAAGCAG GAAATGATTGAAGAACTTCAGAAGCGTTGTATCCATTTGGAGTACCCCTTGCTGGCAGAATATGATTTCAGAAATGATTCCGTGAATCCTGATATTAACATAGATCTGAAACCTACAGCTGTCCTCAGGCCTTATCAAGAGAAAAGCCTAAGGAAGATGTTTGGAAATGGGCGAGCCAGATCTGGTGTTATTGTCTTGCCATGTG GTGCTGGCAAGTCTCTAGTTGGTGTGACAGCCGCCTGTACCGTCCGCAAGCGGTGTCTGGTCCTTGGTAATTCGGCAGTGTCGGTAGAGCAGTGGAAAGCCCAGTTCAAGATGTGGTCCACCATCGACGACAGTCAGATATGTCGGTTCACTTCCGATGCCAAAGACAAGCCCATTGGCTGTTCTATTGCTATCAGCACCTACTCCATGTTGGGACACACCACAAAAAGAtcctgggaagcagagagagTAATGGAGTGGCTTAAAAGTCAGGAGTGGGGCCTTATGATACTTGATGAAGTACATACTATCCCTG CGAAAATGTTCAGACGTGTGCTCACTATTGTACAAGCTCATTGTAAGCTGGGGCTGACTGCTACCCTGGTCAGAGAAGATGATAAAATTGTTGACCTGAACTTCCTGATCGGACCAAAGCTCTATGAAGCCAACTGGATGGAGCTGCAGAACAGCGGCTACATTGCTAAAGTCCAGTGTGCTGAG GTTTGGTGCCCAATGTCACCTGAATTTTACAGAGAATACGTAGCCATCAAAACAAAGAAACGGATACTGCTGTACACCATGAACCCAAATAAATTCAGAGCCTGCCAGTTCCTGATTAAGTTTCACGAGCGACGGAATGATAAAATCATCGTATTTGCTGACAATGTGTTTGCACTGAAGGAGTACGCAGTCAGGCTTGGGAA ACCCTATATATATGGTCCTACTGCACAAGGAGAAAGAATGCAAATTCTACAAAACTTCAAGCACAACCCAAaaatcaacactattttcatttcCAAG GTAGGTGACACGTCCTTCGATCTGCCGGAAGCCAATGTTCTGATTCAGATATCATCCCATGGTGGGTCTCGAAGACAGGAGGCTCAAAGACTGGGACGAGTGCTGAGAGCCAAGAAAG GCATGGTGGCAGAGGAATacaatgcctttttttattcTCTTGTATCCCAAGACACTCAGGAAATGGCATATTCAACGAAACGACAACGGTTTCTTGTAGATCAAGGTTATAGCTTCAAG GTAATAACAAAGCTTGCAGGGATGGAAGAAGAAGAACTTTCATTTTCAACCaaagaagaacagcagcagcttctccagaaaGTCCTGCAAGCAACTGACCTGGATGCTGAGGAGGAAGTAGTTGCTGGAGAATATGGTTCAAAGTCAGCTCAG GTGTCACGTCGTACGGGCACAATGAGCTCTATGTCAGGAGCAGATGACACGGTTTACATGGAATACCACTCTTCACGGAGTAAGGCATCTGCAAACAAACACATCCATCCGCTATTTAAACGCTTCCGGAAATGA